Genomic DNA from Panthera uncia isolate 11264 chromosome E3, Puncia_PCG_1.0, whole genome shotgun sequence:
AACTGGTGTAAACTACAGCACCTCCACATGAGATGATGTAATAAAAACTTGTAGgaatcttttttggttttttcttgaATTGTTTAGTGGAAAGAATAAGGCAACACCCCTTGTGTAAACTTAGGACATGTGCACAAAAACAGGACCGACGTGCAAAAAGAGCACACCCAAATCAAAGACTTGCTACAGCTGTCCTCTGTGACAGGAGGAGCAGGAAATGGGGGGAGCAGGGGATACAAGGAATAAATGTGAGCGGAGGGCCCTCGCACGGAGGGGCGCCATAATATGCACGGAACTAGGGTAGTGATGACTCAACCGGCTCTATCTGAAGTCCCAAAGTAACCGCAAGCACACGGTGGTGGGGGCACAAACCGAGCACTCCTCCTCCGAGGTCTGCACGCAGCCCGACCGGTCATTGCGCACGCAGCAGGCCGAGTGCTTCTCACGCTCACGCGCAGCGCGGATGAAACTGTGTACCTGCGGGTCCTGGCGCATGCAGGGCGAGAACTTGGCACCCAGGTGAATGAGAGCCTCCTGCGGAGGATTGGGATGTGCAGCTGCAGAATCCGGCCCCCTGCGAGCCCAGGGTTCCCACCCTCCGGCACCCACAAGGCCCTGCCCTCACCGAGCTGGGCCCGATCCAGAAGTTCTCCTGCTGCACGTACTTGACGTTCTCATAGACCCCGCGGTTCCGCAGTACCTGCAAGGTTGGGGAGACAGATCAGACAGAACCCGCTCCAGCCCTCTCCTCACAGAGTGAGGAAAGACGGAGTCCAGAGCCCAGACCCCACAGATCTGGGCCGGGCAGGGTGCCAGGGCTCACCGAGTCCACAGTCTCATGCTGCGAGAAGCCCACAGGCGCGATGCCGTAGATGCACACGGCTAGAATGGTGACGAGTGAGTGCACGAAGGTGAGCCAGTAGGTGAAGAAGGGCCTGCAGGGCAGAGCGTCAGCAGAGACCGCGTCTCCAACCCAGAGAGCCCACCCCCAACCTGGAGCCTTGCCTGCTGGAAGCTGCATCCCACCCACACTCCCACCCCATGCCTACCTGTGGTCGTCCATGTCCTCAATCTGGCGCTTGACATAACTGTCGATACGCTTGCGGTAAGTGCGGTTGGTCAGCCGGCCCACCATGCCCAGCCCATACGGCCGCTTCTCCCTGGCAAAGAACTTGCGCACGGGCATCGCGATACGCTGGCCCCGCCGCTGACCCGCCGTGCTCACTACCTCCTGCCGCAGCCGCACCTTGGGCTGTGGGGCCGCTGCGCCACcctccttctgcttcctccaGCCTCGTTCCAGgggcctgggggaaggggcacagTCACCTCCCGCCCTAGACTCCCAGCCTGCCTCAATCCCTCCCAGCAGGACCAGGATGGCCTCTCCTCTCTGGCTCCCATCTAACACTGAAGGCACTGTGCAGTCATCCACCATCAGCCTCCTCCTCACCAGTAAAAGAGCAATCCTGAGCCCCCCTGGGGATTGCAGAGGTGGAACCTGACCTATGTGAGGTTCCCTGGACGATCTACAAGTATGCCTTACAACACCCTCCATCTCCCTGCTAGATTCTGTCCAGCCTGTGGACCCTGGGATTCCGTTCCTGTCCCACAGGTGGGCAGCCAGGACTTGAATGGTGCCCAGCCCTGGGTCCCACAGCCATAGTGACCAGGCTGGGCTCACAATCCACAAGATGACTCCTTCCCTCGGCCCTCCATGGCATCAGTGCCCTAGGGCCCAGATGCTCCGGACAGCCGTAgatcctgccctcccccctcccccctggctGGTGGCACTCACAGCATCAGGTGGCTGCGCTCAAGCTCACTGCGGTCCAGGGCCCCACCCGTGAGGTCTGCCTGTTCTGTGGCTTTCTCCCAGTCTTTGAGTGCTGCCTCCGAAGGGGACTCAAACACCTCGTCTGGGTACGTGGACAGCTCCTCGTGGAGGACTCCTTCCTGAGCAAATACACACGGTCAGGGTGGGATACGTAGGCGGAGGGGTCTCAGGTGATGCCCCTGTGCTCTTACCCGGGCAAAGAAGGATGTGTCCAGCTCGTCGGGGAAGTCAGCTGtgtcctcctccaggaagctggcGGGAGTGAAGCTTCGGCGCTGCACCCGGCGCAATGTGCCATCCCTAACAGAGCGGCCCTACCAGCGAGGAGGTGAGCGTGCGGTGTGGTGGCCAGCTTAGTTCCCacctcaccccagcccctgcaCCCACCTTCACCAGGGCTGCAGCTGCCCGGAAGCTCATCTTGGCCACCGATTCACGCTTGCGTCGCCGCGGGGGCCGGTTGAAGCCCGAGCGGGAactggagaaggagcagagggaagcaGCACCAGGCGTGACAGGTGTGTGTGGGGTACTCAGGCCGTCAGCCGTGTCATCTGCCACTCGGAAGGCCCGGCCCCGGGCCAGGGGATCTATGAtctggcagagggaaggagatgtAAGAGTCAGGGACTGGGTCAtcgctatgggggggggggggggggggatcctttTCCACCCTATACTCCACTGTAGAGAACACAGCTGCTGGTCTTCCCACTCCCCAATGGGTCCCTGGACAGCTGTGTGGGTGCCCAAAGAGGCCCCCATCCTCGCCTGTAGTACCTTCACACTGCTGTTCATCCTGCGATACTCTCCCACCTGGAGACTGGCCCATGGTACAGTCCCAGGACCTTGTCCCTTGCCCCTGACCCCCATTCCCAGAGTATCTTGGGTGCCTTTATGGAACCATCTGACCACCCTCCCACACCATGAGCTCCGAGGAACCTCCTCCGCGCAGGCTGGCTGTGTCCCCAGTCCCAGTCCGGGAAGCAGAGTGAGAAGCTGGTACGAGGCAGAAGGTGGGCATACCTTCTGCATGCCCAGCTGGCATGGCCCCACGTACAGTGGCGGGGGCGTCTCAGTGCTGGTCAGAGACACGTTGTCCTGACTAGGCAGGTCTAGCTCCCGGATGACCTGCGGCTTCAGCTTTCCGTAGCGCTGGCTGCAGTGGCGGATGCTCTTGCGCTGCCATTTCTGGGTGCTGTCGCTGTCCTTGCTCACTCCGAACCAGTCAGCTGTGCCCCTGCCATAGGAGGGTCTCAGCAGGGTAACGCCAGATCTTCTGCCCACCCCAGCAGGGGCCTCAGAGGCTCTCCTCTTGTGCAGCATGCCCCAACCCAAGCCTCCAATCACTCTAGGGTCTAGGGTCCAGGTGGGCTTGGTCTAATTAAGGGGATGAGTGCGTTCCAGCCCTGGCCACCCCCTAAACAATTAGCCAACTCCAAATTCCTACTAGAACCGCAGACGGTAGGCCTTGCCCAAGTGAGTATTTTACACAGATCCTCAACccatcatgggggggggggggtccatggGGGAGACATCGAGTCCACAGATGGCACTCAGAGCTCAACCCTTAGCCACAAAGCTCGGCCCCAGGCAGCAGCCTGACCTTGGACACCACAGAACTCAGGCAGTGGGCACTGCAAGCCCAGGAAAGCTGCCCATAGCTCTTAGACATGCAAGGAAAAACACTACCGGCACCTGCTGTTAGGAACCCCAGGGAACACCAACTGCACTGGCAACTCCCGAGAGGCCACAAGCCATGCACACGCCAGCTAATGTCAACACACTCATGCCCTGCCCCAGGTACCTGAGCAGGGACCGGGAGAGAGACCGGCGCTGTGGGAGGGCCCTGCGGGCACCAGGGGGACCCAAGAGGGGCAGAGTGTGGACACGCCCAAAGCGCACCTGTCGGCTGTTCAGGGGCCAGAGCATTGggatgggggagacagagaaggagagagcgagtgctggaggggagcagagaaggcAGTAGGTGAGAGCAGTTGGTCCCCAGAGCAGGAGGAGGACAGGGTGATGTGGGGAACAAGATCGAGGAGAAAGCCAAGACAGGAAGGACCCTTGCTCCGTTCCCAGCCCTAGTATCCAGAGGGGACCCTGTATGATTGCCTctgtccccccagccccccaccagcGGAGCAGCCAAGGCAACACAGTACCTGCGGATGGTCTGGGTGATGGACGTCTGGCGCTGCAAAACTGGCCGCCGGACCTCATGGTGGGGCGAGGGGATATGGGCTGTCTCGGCCGGCATACTCACACTCCGCAAGAAAGCCTGGCGTCTCAGGGGCTGGACAATGGGGTCACGGTGAGGAGGCTGGATGGAGTATACCCACAGCCTCTCCTGGCCAGGGCCTACCTGTAAGAAGCTGGGTTCCTCGGTCACTGGGGGCGCTACAGCTGGTATGTCCAGCTTCAGCCAGGGTGGCTTCTTGCGCTGCAGGCTGCTCGTGCTGTCCCTGCGGGCCTCACTCATGGTTCCACGTGGGGCAAGGCAGGCCTGGGGGGTGTCATGTGTTACTCAGTAACAGTGCTGAGAGAACTCTGAAGTATCGCTGGGCCCAGGGATGGTCCTGGTCCCTGATGCTGAAGTCctactccatgctcagcactaaTCTGCTGAGTGTCTGCTTCATTCATCCCTAGAGACGTTGCAGGCATGAACTAGGTCCTCAGACAATATACATTCATTCATGTCGAAAGATATAAATTCGTAACAGATATTAGAGCATCTACTATGAGTCACTCCTAGGTGCTCAGGGACACGTTGGTggagaaacaaggaaacaaacacgGACAAAATCCCTGACTTCCTGGAGCTTAGAGTCCAGACAAACAATAAACCTATAGATACGGTGTGTTAAAACATGGGAAGTACGATAGGGAAAACAGCACATTCCAGTTGCCGGGGCACTGATGCCTCCCTGTAAGGTGACATCTACCAAAGACATGAAGGTTGTGATGAGGTGAACGAGGCCAGTGTTTGGCGGGCAAGGTTGTTCCTCACACAGGAAACAGCCAGGCTGGGGGCTCACTCCAGTCTGTACGCAGGGCACGTCTCATGTCTGCCTGACCCATACCTCACCGTCCTACCATCTGCTACAAAGACAAAGGGCCCACTGCATCCACAACAGGGGTGCGTGATCCCTCCATCTCAAAGAGGAACAGCCACATGGCTTGCAGCGGGCCACGGATGCCCCCACCAGCAGGGGACCTACTGAAAACCACTGGCATGCGGATGCTGCCATGACCACCAGGGGCCGCTATGCGCCCAAAAAACAGATGCACTGCAGTGCCGAGGACTTCCCTCAGCATATGAGACCCTGCCACAGCACGAGGGCCCAAGCAGAGTAGGGAGGACCCAGAGCAGAGGCCATGGCTTGATCAGGGTCTCTGCTGCGTGGCCAGGTGACAGTGAGGCAACGACCATGTGACCACTGGCCTCTTGGGCACTCTATTCCCCCCTTACAAAAGGTCAATTTCAGGGCAGATCTGGTTGTCCCCCCCACCAAAGGACCACAAGGTGTCTGGAAGCAGGACATCCAAGTTTGGAAGGGTTCCCCAAGCACACTGTGGGGCATGGATAGCAGGCGAGTGGCCAAGCAATACTGAGAGGGCGGAGACTCCAAACTCCCTCCGATACATCAAAGAGCTTCAGACCCAAACAGACTCTGAAATTTGGGCTTGGGAATCCACCCACGAACGCCTCTAGAAATAGCCTCCCTTGCAATCCCCTGAAGGAGATATAGAGAAAGCCCCGCCTGTACTTTACAAATAGGAAGACTGAGCCCTGGGGAACAGGGGcttgacttgcccaaggtcacatatccAGGGAGCGTAACTACAGACAGCCCCAGGATGCTGCCCACAGCTCCCACTGGACTCACACAGAACACGGAAGGCAGGAACTCTGTTCAGAGCAACTCCCAGCTGTATACTGACCCGGGAAAGTCGAAGGATGTTGTTCTCACCCCTACACAGACCAGGAAGGGCATGGGATGCTGAGcactgcccctcctgcccctctgcaaAACAGGGGTAGCCCCAGGTACTGCTCACAGATCCTTGTGGCCCTGGACCAACCGCTGGGAATCCACAGGCCTCTCCAGGAGCCTCCCTATACTTTGCCAGCACCTCCAGGTGATATGAGCCGGTTCTCCACTTAGGAGCACAAGGAACCTCTGCCAGCTGATTGGCTTACACCACCACACACATCCATGACCCTCCCAGCTCCCACTGCCCCCATGGCCTCTCCTCACACCCGGCGGCCTCCCATCTCAGCACTCTAGTCATGCCCCAGCCTTGCACATGCATTCTGCCCCAATCCCCACATGTTCAAGGACCCACAGCCTTAGTCAGGCTGGCCCCACCCCTGAGAGGTGCTCCCAGACCTGGATTCCCCTGGCACGGCTCAGGAGTTCACCCACGTGTATGCTGTCCTGTTACCACCGGGTCTGCAGTGGCAAGACAGGCCTGCTCCAGAGCCACTGCTCAGTCAACACTGGCCATTTCTGAGCATGGACTGGCAAGGGCCCATCCTCATgatctggagggaggaggggctcctGAAAAAGACCCTACAATTGCGTCTGGGAGGAGGAGCTGACCACAAGGCCGGGTCAGGGCAGGGATAGCACAAGCAAAGAAGTGGGAAAAGGGTGGTAAGGTACACAGGAAATCTGGCATTCCCCAGCCACTGCTAGCCTGGGCGGACAGTCAGCCCCAGGAACACAACAGCCGTTAAGCTCATGAGGGAGGTACCAGGGCCCTGCAGGTACGCCCAGATCTCCCAGTGTCCCTCGCCTCCACACAAACCCCTCCTGTGTTTGGGGCAGAACCTGGAGGGTGCTCTGTAACCCACAGGGTTCCAGgatccccaccctgcccccagtgcTGTGGGTTCctggcctgcccccccccactctgtgCACAGTTCCCCATCTGGGCCTCAAGTGGGTGGGATTCACAAGGGGGGGAGTGCTCCATAGTGGGCCCCAGGGGTGTGGAGGAGAGGCAGGCCCAGAAGACAAAGagtctgggctggggaggggcacagtgcCTACGCAGAGGACACAGTGGTTCTGTGTCCAGGCCTCCCCCAGGCACACAGTGGGCTCTTGTTCCCAGACAGCCCCTCAGGGGGGAATCCCGACAGCATCTCTGCTCTGCTGACCCCCTCAGTGCAGGAAGAGACCGCAGCCCAGGGAGGGCCTGATTGCATGGGGCCACATATTATCTGAGTCACTCTGGCAACAATCAAGACTGCCCACCCGGGGCCCAGCCCCACCAGGAGACCCCCAAATGGGCATCCAGTAGTGGAGTAGAAAGTGCTGGCAATGGCTTACCAAATGCTAAGGTGGGGGCCAAGCCCAGCAAGGGGACACGAAACAGGGGTGCACATCAGGTGCTACACCCCCAGGCAGCGCAGGACAAGTGCAGGGCCCATGATGAGGGCCCGAGATGGGGCTGAGGCACAAAGGTCACAGGACCACTAGggctgcttcttttttctttttttttttttaagttcatttatctattttaaagagacagggaggggaagtcttttttttttttttaagttaccacTGGGGCTGCTTTAAgtgcagggagaggggtgggagtaGCTGCAGCCTCATGGCAGAGGGCTGGGTAGGGAGCCGGGCCAGGTCCTACTGAAGCAGGTTCCTGCTCTGGGGATGAGTGGGGACCCTTCAGGCTGGCACAGTACACGGGTACAAGAGGGGCCGGGAAGCCCATGGAGGGAGGCCCGTGGGGGAGAGCCTGGCCTGAGACACTGGACAGACCTTCTCACCTTCACCACCTGCAACCCTCTGCAAGCAtcaattttttcatctgaaaatcaGGGGCTgtagcagtgcctggcacacagttggTGCTTGAGAAGCAGCAGCTAACGCAAACACCGGACTGAAAAAGACCCTGCAATTGAGTCTGGGAGGAGGAGCTGCCTGCTGGCTCTGTGGAGCCCCCTGAGGACAGCCAAAggaaggggcgggggcggggggggggggggggggggggggtggcacctgggGATAGGACCCTTCAGAGATGCCCAATTTGGTAAGGTATAACCAAGAGGCAGGAGGAGACTGGGGAGCAGTTCTGGCCTGCTCTGGCCTGGGCAGTGGCCAGAGCCATTGTGAGGCTGGATCCTCAGGCGTGAGCAGCAGCCACCAATCCACTCAGGCCCGCTCAGCCACACGGCAGGACGATGCCAACAGGGGCGGCTGGAGGCCTAGTGGATAGCCCAAATGGCCCAGCCCCAGGACAAGACCCGCCAAGCCCTGGCCCCACCCTGCCCAGGGGACCGCCCACTGCCAAGGTCAGCTGGAGCAATGGGCCCCGCCCAGGACACCTGCCCAGACGTGTCCCCAGCTCACCTGAGCATGATCCCAGGAGGGGCCACATCCTCCAACCTCCACACTAGTGCCCTGATCTCTGACCCTCGGTCTTCTGTTTGACTCCTAATCTGATGCTCATCCCCAGAAATCCCTTGGGAACAGGGATCACCAGCTGTCTGGCATCCATCCCAGAATCCAATCCTTCAAACAGGCTACTGTGTGGCAAAGCAGAATTCAcctggcctctctgtgcctctttgtcTCCTGTATAAATGGCATAATGCTAAGAATGGTAATGGCCAGGCCTGCCCCGCTCCTCAACCCTCCCAAATCTCACCACTTTTCTGTGCAGGAAATAAGGTCAGACAGGAACAGGGCAGGCCTGAGACCCAGCTAACAGCCTGCACAgtgctctctgcccatccccaggaGGATACATCAATCCCTCCTTCCCCTTGTCACCCATCACCGGGCAGATGTCACCCCAGACATGTATGTGGAGGGCCCATAACAGAACAACAGAAGGCTCCCTGCTACAGGAGGTCCCCAAAGGCACAGGAATCCCCAGTAATAATCACACTCTGGGACCTAACCAGGGAGTGTGGTGCACAGGGAGAACCAGCCCTGGGGAGAAGTACTGCCCAAAGTTTCAACAGGCATATATGACAACCAAAGCCAAAGCCCCTGACCCCACTGGCTCTGACAAGGGCTGACAGGGTGGATACACCCCAGGCTGGGGAGccccaaggctcagagaggttgaaggTCCACGCCACAAAGTCAGTCAGCAAGGGCGCAAGGGAACAGACTGAGCTATAGCAGATTCTGGCTGAGACTTAGGTGAAAGCATCCCTCAACCTGCAGAGGGGAAAGGCCGGCATCCTACCAACCTGCCTGGCTTTAGGGCAGATGAGTCGCCTGGCCACTGATCAGAGCCCCCAGAAGTTCCCCCCTGAGACGCAGGCGCTCCCTGGTGCCTTGACACCCTCGGGCTTAGTGACCTCCTCCCAGGACAGGCCAACTGCTGGATAGTACTAGAGAGGCCCCAGGAGGGGAAACCAAGTCCCAAAGTCTGTTCGAAGAGCAGAAATGGCCTGTCATCAGAAGCCTGGCACACCTGCTGACCTATCACAACCCGTAGCAAAGGGTCCTCTGTATTcatcttacagataagaaaactgaggctcagagaggccagtcACCACCTGAGGTCACTGAGCCTCCAAAGGAGTTCAAAGCCTTGGGCAATGTCTGCCCAGGAGCTGGGGTGCAAGAGACCTGTGTGCCTGCCTAGCTGGCCCTGGCCAAAGTCCCCCAGGGGTAGGGACAGACCATGTGGGTCCCTCAGGCTGTGGACCTGAGGCTGTGGGCTATCAAACCCATCCTCCAACTTCACGCTATCCTGACCCGGAGCATCTCCGTTCAGGCAGAAGGGGTTCACCTTCAAACACATCCTACCCAGAAAATAGGTAGGAGCCAAGGAATATGATCCTTGGGCAGAAAGTGGATCCTGTCACGGACACCGAGGTGGGGGAGCTGGGGCTGGCAAGGAGAGCACCTCAtccagagagaggagcagagggtgTGCCCTGAGCAGTAGCTGGGAGCTGAGAAGACCCTGAGGGAGGGCCCCAAAAGGCAGGGGAGAACTGGCTGATCCCCTCTGAACAAAGGATATGACTTCCCAAGGGCAGCAACTTGGCCACTAATGCTGGATGAGGAACGTTGGTCACAGCAGTGCTCCAGCTCTGCTGCCCTCACTTGGGCCGTCTGCACAGCGGGAGGCTGGTTGGCTGCTTGGAAGGGTTGGaaaggggcctggggcctggtaCCTTCAATTTAGGGCCAATCAACTGTTGTGCCCACCTACTAGCCTCTGTCCCGTTCTCAGGGTAAAGGACCCAGCTTGCCCAGAATGACCCCtggtgacgggggggggggggggggggggggggcctggggggctgcGGGCCccccgccgggggggggggtttccccccccccccccaacctcggggggctccctggggggcgggggcaaggctggggggggggggggggggatgggggagaatcCAGCTTCCAGCTGGGTCAAACCTGAAAAGCTGGTTTCATCCTTGAATCTTCTCAGCTGGGAAGTCCCAAGGTTGGGGAAGGGGGCTCCCAGCACAAGGTTAGGGCCTTCAGACCCAGGACCCCCGCCCACccaaacagacacagagacacggGACCCAAGCTGCACAGAA
This window encodes:
- the RHBDF1 gene encoding inactive rhomboid protein 1, which gives rise to MSEARRDSTSSLQRKKPPWLKLDIPAVAPPVTEEPSFLQPLRRQAFLRSVSMPAETAHIPSPHHEVRRPVLQRQTSITQTIRRGTADWFGVSKDSDSTQKWQRKSIRHCSQRYGKLKPQVIRELDLPSQDNVSLTSTETPPPLYVGPCQLGMQKIIDPLARGRAFRVADDTADGLSTPHTPVTPGAASLCSFSSSRSGFNRPPRRRKRESVAKMSFRAAAALVKGRSVRDGTLRRVQRRSFTPASFLEEDTADFPDELDTSFFAREGVLHEELSTYPDEVFESPSEAALKDWEKATEQADLTGGALDRSELERSHLMLPLERGWRKQKEGGAAAPQPKVRLRQEVVSTAGQRRGQRIAMPVRKFFAREKRPYGLGMVGRLTNRTYRKRIDSYVKRQIEDMDDHRPFFTYWLTFVHSLVTILAVCIYGIAPVGFSQHETVDSVLRNRGVYENVKYVQQENFWIGPSSEALIHLGAKFSPCMRQDPQVHSFIRAAREREKHSACCVRNDRSGCVQTSEEECSSTLAVWVKWPFHPSAPDLAGRKRQFGSVCHQDPRVCDEPSSEDPHEWPDDITKWPICTKNSAGNHTNHPHMDCVITGRPCCIGTKGRCEITSREYCDFMRGYFHEEATLCSQVHCMDDVCGLLPFLNPEVPDQFYRLWLSLFLHAGILHCLVSVCFQMTVLRDLEKLAGWHRIAIIYLLSGVTGNLASAIFLPYRAEVGPAGSQFGILACLFVELFQSWQVLARPWRAFFKLSAVVLFLFTFGLLPWIDNFAHISGFISGLFLSFAFLPYISFGKFDLYRKRCQIIVFQVVFLGLLAGLVVLFYFYPVRCEWCEFLTCIPFTDKFCEKYELDAQLH